A single Arcanobacterium canis DNA region contains:
- a CDS encoding mycoredoxin yields the protein MKNKVTMYTTSWCGYCKNLKKQLGAKGIEFTEIDIENEPEAAQIVAAVNEGNHVVPTVQFWDGTTMTNPSANEVEEKLAHT from the coding sequence ATGAAAAACAAAGTAACGATGTACACCACCTCGTGGTGCGGATACTGCAAGAACCTCAAGAAGCAACTGGGTGCCAAAGGCATCGAGTTCACTGAAATCGATATCGAAAACGAGCCAGAAGCAGCGCAGATTGTCGCCGCAGTCAACGAGGGCAACCACGTCGTGCCAACCGTGCAGTTCTGGGATGGAACCACGATGACGAATCCGTCGGCGAATGAGGTCGAAGAAAAACTCGCGCACACCTAA
- a CDS encoding ThiF family adenylyltransferase, with product MQLPLGMNIYWRNVDEAVIGIDPRLQLTLEDFTRAESTLLESLEHPISMPEFRTLAERAGIGQERTGTILSLLKSQKLLSDCELRERDQEPYWRTHGRTHSRISRSVLIYRADYLGVQIALNLAQAGVGRIECSDSLTVSSVDHPLLQRAGFGLPRREALTSELRAINPKIIISRMPARVSFPNERSDDVQLRELTRTGASSRIQSSENSSHSECSCDLVVLSGSHALDPFTSRAFLAEGIPVFHACAQEYDLVVGPFALPEEGTCAQCIYLHRLESDPHWNRIGPQAVCALPAPPHSSACALAAALATREILAFLDRSQILLGHSAWVVPPTHEAPRLIPMPVHPECGCCATI from the coding sequence ATGCAGCTACCGCTTGGAATGAATATTTATTGGCGCAACGTCGATGAGGCAGTGATTGGAATCGATCCGCGTCTCCAGCTCACACTCGAGGATTTCACGCGCGCCGAATCGACACTGTTAGAGTCCTTAGAACACCCCATCTCGATGCCCGAATTCCGTACACTAGCCGAACGGGCAGGGATCGGCCAGGAGCGCACCGGCACGATACTTTCCCTTCTGAAATCTCAAAAACTTCTGAGCGATTGTGAACTTCGCGAGCGCGATCAGGAGCCATATTGGCGAACTCATGGACGCACGCACTCCAGGATCTCGCGAAGTGTCCTGATCTATCGCGCAGATTACCTCGGCGTCCAGATTGCACTCAATCTGGCACAAGCTGGCGTGGGCCGAATCGAGTGCAGCGATTCCCTCACCGTCTCGAGCGTGGATCATCCTCTCCTCCAACGCGCAGGCTTCGGCCTTCCGCGCCGTGAGGCACTCACCAGTGAGCTTCGCGCAATCAACCCAAAAATCATTATTTCCCGTATGCCAGCTCGCGTTTCCTTCCCCAATGAGAGATCAGACGATGTTCAGCTGCGCGAACTCACAAGAACCGGAGCAAGCTCACGAATACAAAGCTCAGAAAACAGTTCACACAGCGAGTGCTCGTGCGACCTCGTCGTCTTGTCTGGATCTCATGCGCTCGATCCCTTCACCTCGCGAGCCTTCCTGGCCGAAGGGATTCCAGTTTTTCATGCCTGCGCCCAAGAATATGATCTCGTCGTCGGTCCTTTTGCTCTGCCGGAAGAAGGAACGTGCGCACAGTGCATCTATCTTCACCGCCTCGAGAGCGACCCTCACTGGAACCGCATTGGCCCGCAAGCAGTATGCGCCCTTCCGGCGCCGCCACATTCCTCAGCTTGTGCTCTGGCGGCGGCACTTGCCACGCGTGAGATCCTCGCGTTCCTGGATCGCTCACAGATTCTTCTCGGTCACAGTGCATGGGTCGTTCCCCCAACACACGAGGCACCGCGGCTCATCCCCATGCCTGTTCATCCTGAGTGCGGATGCTGCGCCACAATCTAG
- a CDS encoding ATP-dependent DNA helicase UvrD2 codes for MSAQDLLDALDREQREVAQHLHGPLAVLAGAGTGKTRAITYRIAYGVKTGAYQPTNVLAVTFTNKAAGEMRSRLLDLDAGNVQTRTFHSAALSQLRYFWPQVIGGQVPEIREHKAPLVAAAASHLGMPTDRISVRDFASEIEWSKVSLVTPQDYVARATMAKREPPGDASAQDIASLITAYEEVKSERGVIDFEDTILILIGLMSEREDVAAAIRRQYKHFVVDEYQDVSPMQHRLLQLWLGDRRDICVVGDVSQTIYSFTGASSNYLANFSKEFPKARTITLNRDYRSTTEIVDLANDVIAENQSDGAVFLRAMGGNGRPVEYQEYADDETEANEIAGKIVSLHRQGIDYSDIAILYRANSQSEQLESALSAAGIPATVRGATRFFQRKEVLEAMVTLRAVARSELGTAKSGLDLPQLVEGTLNSMGWRKEPPAAHGAARERWESLEALRLLGEDMWEKRGTSMAQFVAELEERKAASNEPTQEAVTLSSLHAAKGLEWKAVFLVGMSEGLMPISHAQGDEGIAEERRLLYVGITRAKEELFISYAIGNGKRANRKVSRFLLPFWPKPQSRSAQSRKRVAQVKADYEQATQGDRDLFEALRIWRAEVAEQIGKPAYVIFHDTTLFEIAIRKPATLAELGAMKGIGSTKLMRYGDGVLAQVAAYMKR; via the coding sequence GTGTCAGCCCAAGATCTTCTCGATGCCCTTGATCGTGAACAGCGCGAAGTTGCCCAGCACCTACACGGGCCACTGGCCGTGCTCGCTGGCGCTGGAACAGGTAAAACTCGGGCGATTACGTACCGCATTGCCTACGGAGTCAAAACTGGCGCCTACCAGCCAACAAACGTTCTTGCTGTCACGTTCACCAACAAGGCTGCGGGGGAGATGCGCTCGCGACTTCTTGATCTCGATGCTGGCAACGTGCAAACTCGAACCTTCCACTCCGCAGCCCTGAGCCAACTACGCTATTTCTGGCCGCAGGTCATCGGTGGGCAGGTTCCAGAAATTCGTGAACACAAAGCGCCGCTAGTGGCCGCTGCTGCCTCACACTTAGGAATGCCAACGGATCGTATCTCGGTTCGTGATTTTGCAAGCGAAATCGAATGGTCCAAAGTGAGCCTCGTGACGCCGCAAGATTACGTTGCTCGTGCAACCATGGCGAAACGTGAACCCCCAGGAGATGCCAGCGCACAAGATATCGCCTCGCTCATCACCGCATACGAAGAAGTCAAAAGTGAGCGCGGTGTCATCGATTTCGAAGACACGATCTTGATCCTCATTGGACTGATGAGCGAAAGAGAGGACGTCGCCGCTGCAATTCGTCGCCAGTACAAGCACTTCGTCGTTGACGAATACCAGGACGTTTCCCCGATGCAACACCGTCTCCTCCAGCTGTGGTTGGGAGATCGCCGCGACATTTGCGTAGTCGGTGATGTTTCTCAGACGATCTACTCCTTTACGGGTGCTAGCTCAAACTATTTGGCGAATTTCTCCAAAGAATTCCCCAAAGCTCGCACAATCACCCTCAACCGTGACTACCGATCCACCACTGAGATCGTTGATCTGGCAAACGACGTAATCGCAGAAAACCAGAGCGACGGCGCCGTGTTCTTACGAGCCATGGGAGGCAACGGGAGGCCTGTGGAATATCAGGAATACGCCGACGACGAAACCGAGGCGAACGAGATCGCGGGCAAGATCGTTTCTTTGCATCGCCAAGGTATCGATTACTCCGACATCGCCATTTTGTACCGAGCAAACTCGCAGTCCGAACAGTTGGAATCTGCTCTCAGCGCAGCTGGAATTCCTGCAACGGTTCGCGGTGCCACCAGGTTTTTCCAGCGAAAGGAAGTCCTCGAAGCGATGGTGACCTTGCGCGCCGTCGCGCGCAGTGAACTGGGAACTGCAAAAAGTGGACTCGATCTTCCACAACTCGTCGAAGGTACACTCAACTCAATGGGGTGGAGGAAAGAGCCTCCAGCCGCTCACGGAGCGGCTCGTGAGCGCTGGGAATCTCTCGAAGCATTGCGATTGCTCGGAGAAGACATGTGGGAAAAGCGCGGCACATCCATGGCTCAGTTCGTTGCGGAGCTTGAGGAGCGAAAAGCTGCTTCGAACGAGCCCACACAAGAGGCAGTGACATTATCTTCCCTCCACGCCGCGAAAGGTTTGGAATGGAAGGCAGTCTTCCTCGTCGGGATGAGCGAAGGGCTGATGCCGATTTCGCACGCTCAAGGTGATGAGGGGATCGCAGAAGAGCGCCGATTGCTCTACGTCGGGATCACGCGTGCAAAAGAGGAGCTTTTCATTTCGTACGCTATTGGAAATGGGAAGCGTGCGAACCGAAAAGTCTCACGCTTCCTTCTTCCGTTCTGGCCCAAGCCACAGTCGCGCTCAGCACAGTCCCGAAAGCGCGTGGCTCAAGTCAAGGCTGATTACGAGCAAGCCACGCAAGGCGACCGCGATCTTTTTGAAGCTTTGCGCATATGGCGGGCCGAAGTCGCCGAACAGATCGGCAAGCCCGCTTATGTGATCTTCCATGACACCACCTTGTTCGAGATCGCGATACGCAAACCGGCAACGCTCGCCGAACTCGGTGCAATGAAAGGAATCGGATCAACGAAACTCATGCGCTACGGAGATGGCGTACTCGCTCAAGTCGCGGCATATATGAAACGTTGA
- a CDS encoding ABC transporter permease — MSWRQKIHAWAAHWTPTFVAILALLTGWEAWVRLRDVPPNVIPAPSQILLATIDTWPTLGPATLVTAIEGYVGFVFAVCAGIALGISLYASRIVNRAFFPLLYAAQTLPLIAITPLFLIWFGFEISGKIVIVTIFGLFPIAVATSRGLNSVPQFYSDVALTCGASPAWTLWHVKLRVAARQIFSGVRVSAAYIFATASTAEYLGARSGLGIWLQAAYNSFRVPLIFSATLMIIFLTGLLLVTVTLIERALLGPIEDEDLGEDGH, encoded by the coding sequence GTGAGCTGGCGTCAAAAGATACACGCATGGGCCGCGCATTGGACACCAACATTCGTCGCAATCCTCGCATTGTTGACTGGATGGGAAGCATGGGTGCGCCTGCGCGACGTACCGCCAAATGTCATCCCTGCTCCGTCACAGATCCTTCTTGCCACGATTGATACGTGGCCGACTCTTGGGCCAGCCACGTTAGTGACGGCGATCGAGGGTTACGTTGGATTTGTTTTCGCAGTGTGTGCCGGAATTGCCCTCGGCATCAGCCTGTACGCTTCACGGATCGTTAACCGGGCATTTTTCCCGCTCTTATATGCGGCTCAGACATTGCCGCTGATCGCTATCACGCCACTGTTCTTGATCTGGTTCGGCTTCGAAATATCAGGAAAGATCGTGATTGTGACGATCTTTGGTCTCTTCCCTATTGCGGTGGCGACATCACGAGGGCTCAATTCCGTTCCGCAGTTTTATTCCGATGTCGCGCTCACATGCGGCGCAAGTCCTGCGTGGACTCTGTGGCACGTGAAACTTCGAGTCGCTGCGCGGCAAATCTTCTCAGGTGTGCGCGTCAGTGCTGCCTACATCTTTGCCACAGCATCTACCGCGGAGTATCTCGGAGCGCGTTCAGGCCTGGGTATTTGGCTCCAAGCAGCCTACAATTCATTCCGCGTGCCGCTAATCTTCTCCGCGACGCTCATGATTATTTTCCTCACCGGTTTACTGCTGGTGACAGTGACTCTTATCGAACGCGCCCTTCTCGGCCCGATTGAGGATGAAGATCTGGGCGAAGACGGACACTAA
- the trpS gene encoding tryptophan--tRNA ligase, protein MSETHASQALENATSDASLEHARAISNKIQVAIDDDPSQFRVLTGARPTGHLHIGHYFGALKNWVSLQQRGVDTWLLIADYQVITDRDSVGPMRERVYSLLADYLAVGMDPEETTIFAHSQVPELNELMLAFLSLVTDAELRRNPTVKAELEATEGRPMSGLLLTYPVHQAADILFCKANLVPVGKDQLPHLEQARVIADRFDRRYGKKSAPRVFPRPQGLLSEAESVLGLDGQKMSKSRHNTIELRMTEDETAKLVKKAVTDSERMITWDPQNRPEVSNLLLIGGLASGRDPRDIAAEIGNGGGGMLKKYVTEALNAYLAPVRARRAELEADPAFLESVLQRGVEKAREQAAATLNEVHQALGMSYFG, encoded by the coding sequence ATGAGCGAGACTCACGCTTCGCAGGCACTCGAGAATGCGACCTCGGACGCTTCTCTTGAGCACGCCCGCGCCATTTCGAACAAGATCCAGGTAGCGATCGACGACGATCCGAGCCAGTTCCGCGTGCTGACCGGCGCACGTCCGACCGGGCATCTTCATATTGGCCACTACTTCGGCGCCCTGAAGAACTGGGTTTCGCTTCAACAACGTGGCGTTGATACATGGTTGCTGATCGCCGATTACCAGGTCATCACAGACCGCGATTCTGTGGGGCCGATGCGCGAACGCGTGTACTCTCTGCTTGCGGATTACCTCGCTGTTGGTATGGATCCGGAAGAGACGACGATTTTCGCTCATTCGCAGGTTCCCGAGTTAAACGAGTTGATGCTTGCCTTCCTTTCCCTCGTCACCGACGCCGAGTTGCGGCGTAACCCGACGGTGAAGGCAGAGCTAGAGGCCACCGAGGGGCGGCCAATGTCCGGATTGCTCTTGACTTACCCTGTTCACCAAGCCGCAGATATTCTTTTCTGCAAAGCAAATCTCGTTCCCGTCGGGAAAGATCAGCTTCCTCACCTTGAGCAGGCGCGTGTGATCGCTGACCGCTTCGACCGTCGTTACGGAAAGAAGAGTGCGCCGCGAGTTTTCCCACGCCCGCAGGGTCTGCTTTCCGAGGCTGAGTCTGTGCTCGGCCTCGATGGTCAGAAGATGAGTAAGTCACGTCATAACACGATTGAACTGCGCATGACTGAGGATGAAACTGCCAAGCTCGTGAAGAAAGCAGTGACTGACTCTGAGCGCATGATCACGTGGGATCCGCAAAACCGCCCTGAAGTGTCCAACCTCCTCCTCATTGGAGGTTTGGCAAGTGGCCGCGATCCACGCGACATTGCCGCTGAGATTGGCAATGGGGGTGGTGGAATGTTAAAGAAATACGTCACCGAAGCGCTCAACGCCTACCTCGCTCCTGTTCGCGCACGCCGAGCAGAGCTGGAAGCCGATCCTGCTTTCCTCGAATCGGTTCTTCAACGAGGTGTCGAGAAGGCCCGCGAGCAGGCAGCAGCTACGCTCAATGAAGTACACCAGGCTTTGGGCATGAGCTACTTCGGCTAA
- a CDS encoding nucleoside hydrolase, translating to MLFIDVDTGIDDALALAFMVGAAKAGEFCGRFAMIASYGNVTQARAEVNTRAVLALLGRTDIDVWQGPKHPSWASGFIPDAGCALFHGDNGLGGVDPRDFGSDISSADIGTDTHLLESVERYVTQGFGVSIGGYRSGDRHANPAPVVGDLMQVTTTSGQQALAHTELSQGAQKIIDALEHSPVTVVTVGPLTTVDQVLRARPELAERLRIVSMGGAVTQPGNCWGAVAETNMIQDPEAADRVFHSGADVTLVPLDVTHQVLCGAQAIESWRVSEAGNFFTQIAKFSITANARSSRIFAQGMPLHDPLAVAVALDPSLVSILELPMCVETQTSDTHGVRGRTIGDPYGLNDPSATRIRMAIGVNREVFLNRFIATVHEAVS from the coding sequence ATGTTATTTATCGACGTCGATACAGGAATTGATGACGCCCTCGCGTTGGCGTTCATGGTGGGAGCGGCAAAAGCCGGTGAGTTTTGCGGCCGGTTCGCCATGATCGCCAGCTACGGCAACGTCACCCAGGCGCGAGCTGAAGTCAACACTCGCGCAGTTTTGGCGTTACTGGGGCGCACCGACATCGACGTATGGCAAGGTCCGAAGCACCCGTCGTGGGCATCTGGCTTCATTCCCGACGCCGGATGCGCGCTTTTCCACGGCGATAACGGCTTGGGTGGTGTGGATCCGCGTGATTTCGGCTCGGACATTTCCTCTGCAGACATCGGTACTGATACACATCTTCTGGAATCTGTTGAGCGCTATGTGACCCAGGGATTCGGAGTATCAATCGGGGGATACCGTTCAGGAGACCGTCATGCGAATCCAGCGCCCGTAGTGGGCGATCTCATGCAGGTGACAACGACGTCAGGGCAGCAGGCCCTTGCACACACAGAGCTTTCTCAGGGCGCGCAGAAGATTATTGACGCGCTAGAACACTCTCCTGTGACAGTGGTGACTGTTGGCCCTCTGACCACGGTGGATCAAGTGCTTCGCGCCCGGCCCGAACTTGCCGAGCGTTTGAGGATAGTGAGCATGGGTGGAGCTGTGACTCAACCTGGAAATTGCTGGGGAGCGGTAGCGGAGACGAATATGATTCAAGATCCTGAAGCCGCTGATCGCGTCTTTCACTCAGGCGCTGATGTCACACTTGTCCCCCTCGATGTCACACATCAAGTGCTTTGTGGAGCGCAGGCGATTGAATCATGGCGTGTCAGCGAGGCAGGAAATTTCTTCACCCAGATTGCAAAATTTTCGATCACAGCGAATGCTCGATCGAGCCGAATCTTTGCTCAAGGAATGCCGCTTCACGATCCGCTTGCGGTCGCGGTCGCACTTGATCCGAGCCTTGTGTCAATCCTTGAACTTCCGATGTGTGTTGAAACACAAACAAGTGATACTCACGGAGTGCGTGGCCGCACGATCGGGGATCCCTATGGACTCAACGATCCTTCGGCCACGCGTATTCGAATGGCAATTGGGGTGAACCGCGAGGTCTTCCTCAACCGTTTCATTGCAACTGTTCACGAGGCTGTGTCTTAG
- a CDS encoding ABC transporter substrate-binding protein — protein MLSWAPDTNHIGVYIAKNKGWLKDAGIDVDILAVAQAGAEQAVNNGLADFALSNMANVGIYSLKGAHLKEILQVQQKPSAIWCALASNKKITRPKDLDGTTFATFGANESDAVVRKMIQTDGGKGTFDKVTVGTSTFEVLGSGKADFGGFYDTWEGVQSRLHGPKLTCFGAQNYGVPGNADAIGIITNDALIKKDPQLVRSFTQAVQRGYVYAYEHPDEAAKILVDEAPEANLELDFVKKSMHDIVDGQFWGDRAKIKNGTFVLGRNDFSGTQAYADFLANARAYEDINGTPVTHAPVSRELATDEFLAK, from the coding sequence ATGCTTTCGTGGGCCCCGGACACGAACCATATTGGGGTTTACATTGCGAAGAATAAAGGCTGGCTAAAGGACGCCGGTATCGACGTCGATATTTTGGCTGTGGCTCAGGCAGGTGCTGAGCAGGCGGTGAATAACGGGCTGGCGGATTTCGCGCTGTCGAATATGGCGAATGTCGGAATTTATTCGCTCAAGGGTGCTCACCTCAAAGAAATTCTCCAAGTTCAGCAAAAGCCGAGCGCAATCTGGTGCGCATTGGCATCGAATAAAAAGATCACGCGTCCAAAGGATCTCGATGGGACGACGTTTGCCACATTTGGCGCCAATGAATCGGACGCTGTTGTGCGCAAAATGATCCAAACAGACGGAGGAAAGGGGACGTTCGATAAAGTCACCGTGGGAACCTCCACCTTCGAAGTTCTTGGCTCCGGCAAGGCCGACTTCGGTGGCTTTTACGATACGTGGGAAGGCGTCCAGTCACGCCTCCACGGACCGAAGTTGACCTGCTTCGGAGCGCAAAACTATGGAGTGCCAGGCAATGCTGATGCCATCGGCATCATCACAAACGACGCACTGATCAAGAAAGATCCGCAGCTCGTTCGTTCCTTCACCCAAGCCGTTCAGCGTGGCTACGTCTATGCTTACGAGCACCCGGACGAGGCAGCAAAAATTTTGGTTGATGAGGCCCCCGAAGCCAACCTTGAGCTCGATTTTGTCAAGAAATCGATGCATGACATCGTTGACGGGCAGTTCTGGGGAGACCGGGCGAAAATCAAGAACGGAACCTTTGTTTTGGGGAGGAACGATTTCTCTGGCACGCAGGCCTATGCCGACTTCCTCGCCAATGCGCGCGCATACGAGGACATCAACGGCACACCGGTGACACATGCTCCAGTTTCTCGTGAGCTGGCAACCGACGAGTTTTTAGCGAAGTAA
- the glgX gene encoding glycogen debranching protein GlgX, whose protein sequence is MTISAWRFVARDSEYSLRIVGRPIHLGAHLFDMGVDVAVLAGQATRVEVCFLDLSSPYISERRYRLHRGTNGIWSGHVPGIYAGQAYGYRVWGKWKPNLGLTHNPAKLLLDPYARGIIQAPSLDPALYSHEVDENLRPIEGLQADQHDSAPVAAIGMVMEEPESVHHRPNTPWDQTVIYEAHVVGLTKQLDGIPAELRGTYAGVAHPVTISYLKSLGITAIELLPIHAKMSEPFLTERGLTNYWGYSTLSYFTPEPSYATAANRALGPDGVLAEVRGMVSLLHDAGIEVLLDVVYNHTCEAGADGPTVSWRGLDNSTYYRHDSARPGVMKDTTGTGNSLDFRRTHVVGMTLDSLRYWVEKIGVDGFRFDLAVTGARHGDAFVYNHPLYVAMATDPILSQVKLINEPWDLGYDGWRTGQFPPPTADWNDRFRDTMRRYWVTEPAQIASGGYGSDARDFATRISGSADLFSHGRIPGGRGLYASINFITAHDGFSMYDLVSYNCKHNEANGEDGRDGTDNNHSWNHGAEGPASEEIEASRRKTIRNLLAMLVFSAGTPMLRAGDERLDSQGGNNNAYCQDNEISWIDWSSDDENARNLVDTVSYLLSLRRDHSVLRPAKFFTGQTLTGDSLPDVTWYDRHGEELTDHKWYNREVRTLLMLRSGGGKDADALLVMNGNPQSKEVTLPHGRGTDYTLVWDSTWARPRERGVALTPGDETVVAPTSIQLYLANPA, encoded by the coding sequence GTGACTATTTCCGCATGGCGTTTTGTCGCCCGAGATTCTGAATACTCCCTACGTATCGTTGGACGCCCAATTCACCTGGGCGCCCACCTTTTTGACATGGGGGTGGATGTTGCTGTCCTGGCAGGGCAAGCCACTCGAGTCGAAGTGTGCTTCCTCGATCTTTCCTCGCCCTACATCTCCGAACGCCGATACCGCCTCCACCGCGGAACCAACGGCATTTGGAGCGGGCACGTCCCCGGTATTTACGCAGGCCAGGCGTATGGCTACCGCGTGTGGGGAAAGTGGAAGCCGAACCTCGGATTGACACACAACCCTGCCAAACTTCTCCTCGATCCCTACGCTCGCGGAATCATCCAGGCGCCGAGCCTCGACCCGGCGCTCTATTCTCACGAAGTCGATGAGAATCTCCGCCCGATCGAGGGGCTGCAAGCCGATCAGCATGATTCCGCGCCGGTTGCAGCAATCGGCATGGTCATGGAAGAACCCGAATCGGTCCATCATCGTCCCAACACCCCTTGGGACCAGACCGTGATTTACGAAGCTCACGTCGTCGGCCTGACGAAACAGCTCGACGGCATCCCTGCAGAACTTCGAGGCACATACGCGGGAGTCGCTCACCCGGTCACCATCAGCTACCTGAAGTCGCTTGGAATCACCGCGATTGAACTCCTACCAATCCATGCCAAGATGAGCGAGCCTTTCCTCACCGAACGCGGACTGACGAATTACTGGGGGTATTCCACGCTTTCGTATTTCACCCCGGAACCTTCGTACGCGACAGCGGCGAACCGGGCACTCGGGCCCGACGGCGTTCTCGCAGAAGTGCGCGGGATGGTTTCCCTCCTTCACGACGCAGGGATCGAAGTCCTTCTCGACGTCGTCTATAACCACACCTGCGAAGCCGGTGCGGACGGCCCAACCGTCTCATGGAGAGGTCTGGACAACTCCACCTATTACCGTCACGATTCCGCACGCCCCGGAGTCATGAAGGACACCACCGGAACCGGTAATTCCCTTGATTTCCGCCGCACCCACGTGGTGGGGATGACGCTCGATTCCCTGCGATACTGGGTGGAGAAAATCGGCGTCGATGGCTTCCGTTTCGATCTCGCGGTAACCGGCGCGCGCCACGGCGACGCCTTCGTCTACAATCATCCGCTCTACGTCGCTATGGCGACTGATCCGATCCTATCCCAGGTCAAGCTCATCAATGAGCCATGGGATTTAGGATACGACGGCTGGCGCACCGGGCAGTTCCCTCCCCCGACGGCGGACTGGAACGACCGGTTCCGTGACACCATGCGTCGCTACTGGGTGACCGAACCAGCACAGATCGCCTCAGGCGGTTACGGCTCCGACGCCCGCGACTTCGCCACGCGAATCTCTGGGTCGGCTGATTTGTTTTCGCACGGTCGCATTCCCGGCGGACGCGGACTGTATGCGTCAATCAACTTCATCACCGCTCACGACGGTTTCTCGATGTATGACCTTGTGTCCTACAACTGCAAACACAACGAAGCCAACGGCGAAGACGGACGCGATGGAACCGATAACAACCACTCCTGGAACCACGGAGCTGAAGGGCCGGCGTCGGAAGAAATCGAGGCCTCGCGTCGCAAAACAATCCGCAACCTCTTGGCGATGCTCGTGTTCTCGGCTGGAACGCCGATGCTTCGAGCGGGTGACGAACGCCTCGATTCGCAGGGCGGAAACAACAACGCCTACTGCCAAGACAACGAAATCTCATGGATCGATTGGTCCAGCGACGACGAAAACGCCCGCAACCTCGTTGACACAGTCTCGTACCTGCTCTCACTTCGTCGTGACCACTCGGTACTGCGCCCGGCAAAGTTCTTCACTGGGCAAACTCTGACCGGCGATTCGCTCCCAGACGTCACCTGGTACGACCGTCACGGCGAGGAGCTGACCGACCACAAGTGGTACAACCGCGAGGTGCGCACGCTACTGATGCTGCGAAGCGGAGGCGGGAAAGATGCCGATGCGTTGCTGGTGATGAACGGCAACCCACAATCGAAGGAGGTCACGCTCCCCCATGGACGCGGCACAGACTATACGCTGGTATGGGACTCTACCTGGGCACGTCCGCGCGAACGCGGAGTAGCCTTGACACCAGGCGACGAAACAGTCGTTGCACCAACCTCGATCCAGCTCTACCTGGCCAACCCAGCGTAG